Genomic segment of Cytobacillus suaedae:
TTATAATACTGTTTTTAATAATAGTACCTTTACCTACCTTAACCCCTCTTGAAATGATACTGTTTTCTACATATCCTTCAATGACACATCCATTAGCAATCATCGAATTTTTTACTACTGCATCTTTTGTATATTTTGTAGGTGGCTCATCTTTCACCTTTGTATAAATCGGACTATATTGTAAAAATAATTGTTTCCAAACGGTTGGATCTAACAACTCCATACTGTGTTTGTAGTATTTTTCTATAGAATCAATTACTCTCACATATCCGCGATATTCATAATCACAAATCTTAAAAGTATGCTTATGATCCCGGACTACATCTTGAATGCTATAGTATCCTGTAGCATCTTGTGCTGTAATCAAGTCGATCAGAAGCGAAGTTTCTAGGATATACATATCTAGCGATTTACCCAGATGACGCACTTCAGTAATATCACATTGTTCCTCAATATGTCTTTTTAATATTTTTTTATAATCCACATTGCATACAGTGTAACTATTTGTAATCAACGTATATTTTTGAGTGCTTCGATAAAAGTAGTCCATATGATTTCGAAATTGCTTAAATGAACCTTCTTCTTCAAAATTAGAGGAAGGAAAGAAAAACAATCCATCTCTTTTTCTATTCAAATCCCATTGCTTCCCAGAGCCAATATGATCCATAAGAGAACGGTACTGATATCTCGGAAAAATGGCTACACTTTCAATGCCAGAGTTAACCATGTTAGACAAAACAAAGTCAACTAGTCTATATCTACCTGCAAATGGAATAGCTGCCATTGACCGATTTATTGTTAAATCCTCAATAGCATCTCTATATGTTGTTGCATCAATGACTCCAAGCAAGTTCTTTATCATTTTACTCCATCCTCTCAGGGGCTATTTTCAATTCTGTCCATAGACGTATCCACCTTTATTTATTCACCATAATCATGTCTTCTGTAACGAGGATAATGTCATCTTCCGGTTCTGAACGAATGACCGTCCCATCTGGAATATGGATGCCTGGTGGAATAATGGCTCTTTCAATAAAGACGTTTTTACCAATTTTTGCATCTGGCATGATGACAGACTCTTTTATAATTGAACCCTCACCAATATGAGAACCTTGAAATAAAACAGAATGGTAAGCACTTCCTTCAATTACACATCCTTCATTTACAAGCGATTCATTAACATCTGCAGTTGGAGAGATAAATTGTGGTGGCTGATTTGGATTAACCGAATAAATGCGCCAAGATTGATCAAATAAATTTAATTCAGAATCCTCACGTAACAAATCCATATTAGCTTCCCATAAACTCTTTACCGTTCCTACATCCTTCCAATAGCCCTTAAAAGGATATGCAATTAACTTTTTCTGGTCTTTTAATAACAGTGGAATTACATCTTTGCCGAAATCATGACTTGATTCTGAATTTTGGTCATCTAATTCTAAATACTCCTTTAGAACAGACCACTTAAAAATATATATGCCCATAGATGCTAAGTTATTTTTAGGAAATTCTGGTTTTTCTTCAAACTCTAGAATCTCCATGTCCTCGTTTGTATTCATAATTCCAAATCGGTCTGCTTCATCCCAAGGTACTTCAATGACTGAAATCGACACATCTGCATTTTTACTAATATGGAATTCTAGCATTTTAGCATAATCCATTTTATAAATATGATCTCCTGATAATATCAACACATATTCTGGGTCATATTGTTTTAAGTAGGTTACATTCTGATAGATTGCACTGGCCGTACCAGAGTACCATTTCACTCCTGAAGACTCTGCATATGGTGGAAGGACTGTAACTCCACCATTTTTGCGATCGAGGTCCCATGCACTACCAATACCGATATAAGAATGTAGTAAGAGAGGTTGATATTGTGTAAGCACACCAACAGTATCAATTCCGGAATTTGTACAATTGCTCAAGGTAAAGTCAATAATTCTATATTTACCACCAAAAGGAACAGCAGGCTTTGCCAAGTCTTGAGTTAATGAGTTTAACCTACTTCCCTTGCCCCCTGCCAATAGCATTGCGACGCACTTTTTTCTGATCATCATTATTTTTCTCCCCTCTGCTTTTAATCGGACGTACGATTGAAATACCATATGGCGGGATTGTCATTTTAATGTGAAAAGGTTTACCATGGTACTGACCTTCTTCACCAATCAATTTCCCTTTGTTTATTTGACCAGAACCTCCAAAGGCTGTATCATCACTATTCATTACTTCTTTATAAGAAGCTAATAACGGTACTCCCACTTTGTACTCATGGTAGGTTTCTGGTGTGAAGTTACACACAATCACTGTTAAATCATTCTCTTTCTTTCCTTTTCGCACAAAAGAAAATATGCTTTGATCATGGTTGTTTACATCAATCCATTCAAATCCCTCATCAGAATTATCTAGCTCGTATAAAGACCTTTGCTTTTTATATATCTTGAATAACTCTTTACTATACTCTCTTAAATGTTGATGCATTCTATAATCATCAAGGTTCCAATCTAGTTCGCTATCATCCTTCCACTCAGAGAATTGACCGAACTCTCCACCCATGAAAAGAAGTTTTTTTCCAGGATGTGTGATTAAGTAGCCATACAGCAGCCTTAACTGAGCAAACTTATCCCAATAATCACCTGGCATTTTATCAAGCATTGATTTTTTCCCATGAACAACTTCATCGTGGGAAAAAGGTAAAATATACTTCTCAGAAAATGCATATAAAAGGGAAAACGTCACTTTATTATGTAATTTTTTTCTTTCATATGGAGAAGCTTGCATGTATGTTAAAATGTCATTCATCCAACCCATATTCCACTTATATGAAAATCCTAGACCATCTTCACTTACTGGACTAGTAACCTTTGGCCAAACCGTAGAATCCTCTGCAATCATTAGGACAGAATGATCAAACTCGTGCACTGCATTGTTTAGCTTTTTCAAAAACTCTAAAGCAAAAGGATTCGGTCTTTGTTCTCCCTCTTGGCTAGTAGGCCAATAAATCATATTTGCTACTGCATCCACTCTGAATCCGTCAATATGAAAGTAATCAATCCAAAATAGTGCATTTGAAATTAGAAAGCTTTGAACTTCAGGCTTTGATAAATCAAAGTTTGCTGTGCCCCACACTTTGTTTTCGCGATCATGACTATAGCTATATTCATAGGTAGGCTTTCCATCAAATAAATATAGACCGTGAGAATCTTTACAAAAGTGACCTGGTACCCAATCCATAATGACACCAATGCCATGTTGATGACATTGGTCAATAAGATACATTAACCCATGAGGTGTCCCATATCGACTTGTTGCAGAGTAATAGCCAGTTCCCTGGTAACCCCAAGATTTATCAAGTGGATGTTCTACTAGGGGTAAGATTTCTATATGAGTAAACCCATGTTCTAGAACGTAAGGGATAAGAATTTCTGATAGCTCTTCATAAGAGTAGTAACTACCATCATTCTTTAATTTCCAAGAACCTACATGCACTTCATAAATATTTAAGGGCCTATCATGAGTAGACCTTTTATTTTTTTGCCATGCCTTATCATTCCATTTATAGCCATCAAGATTATAAATAACAGAGGCTGTAGCCGGTCTTACTTCAGAATAAAATGCATAGGGGTCAGACTTTAAGAGGATATCGCCATCGTCTGTAGTGATCTCATACTTATATATGTCCCCATCGACTAATCCCGGGAAAAAATTCGTCCAGATTCCCTCATTATTTATCTTATCTAAAGGATGATTGTCTCCTTCCCATTGATTAAAGTTACCTACAATGTTTACTTTTGCTGCATGTGGTGCCCAGACAGTGAACTGTGTTCCCTCCACACCATTTTGTACTGTTAGATGTGCTCCAAATAACTGGTAGCTTTTAAATAGATTTCCTTCATGAAATAAATGAATATCATGATTAGTTGGAAGAGTTAAGATCACTCGTATCCACCCTTTCTATAACGTTTAGTTCGATTAGTATTTCTTCATTTTACAAGCAATTTAAAGGCTGAAGAGGTATTTTTGTATGACATTATTTTACAAAATATTCTTTTTCACCTTTAATTGTTATTGCTAAATAACATTCAATTATTATTGCAAACGATTACATTATTTTTATAAAAAAAGTATTTCACTATTAGTTTTATTAATAGTCTTCTCATAACAAGTTTAGGGTAAAACATTGGTATAACAAACTTTGACTGACACTGGTTTCTATTTAATAAAAAGGGATTAGCGTTTAAAAATATAGTAAATATTATAAATTATCAACTAATTTGTTATAGTAAAGCAGTAAACGTTAACACGTTTTAGTTAAAAAGCAATTATTGTCGATAAAAAAACGGACACAAATTGTTCAATAAGGAAAAAGAGAAAGGCAAGAGAAGACTGAATGAAGATTCATAAGTGGATAGCTACGATATAAAAGTGATGTATACAAATAGAAGAAATGAAAAAAAGCGCAACGAGTAATTAAACTCGTTACGCTTTTTTGATGACCCATACGGGATTCGAACCCGTGTTACCGCCGTGAAAGGGCGGTGTCTTAACCGCTTGACCAATGGGCCATTATACTATTAAACTTATGGCGGAGAAGGAGGGATTTGAACCCTCGCGCCGCTTACGCGACCTACACCCTTAGCAGGGGCGCCTCTTCAGCCTCTTGAGTACTTCCCCATAAATGGCTCCACAGGCAGGACTCGAACCTGCGACCGATCGGTTAACAGCCGATAGCTCTACCACTGAGCTACTGTGGAATAATGATAGTTTTAATTACTTAGAATAATAAGTAATGGTGGGCCTAAATGGACTCGAACCATCGACCTCACGCTTATCAGGCGTGCGCTCTAACCAGCTGAGCTATAGGCCCTAATAAGTTTAGGTTAAAGTAAATGGAGCGGGTGATGAGAATCGAACTCACGACATCAGCTTGGAAGGCTGAGGTTTTACCATTAAACTACACCCGCAACTATAAAGAAAATGGGGCGACTGATGGGAATCGAACCCACGAATGCCTGAACCACAATCAGGTGCGTTAACCACTTCGCCACAACCGCCATAAATAAAAAAATATGCTATATATAAAGAATGGTGGCTCAGGACGGAATCGAACCGCCGACACAAGGATTTTCAGTCCTTTGCTCTACCAACTGAGCTACTGAGCCAACATATGGCGGTCCCGACCGGGATCGAACCGGCGATCTCCTGCGTGACAGGCAGGCATGTTAACCGCTACACCACGGGACCATTGGTTGCGGGGACAGGATTTGAACCTGCGACCTTCGGGTTATGAGCCCGACGAGCTACCAGACTGCTCCACCCCGCGATAATAAAAATTATAAAGTGTAATTCTCTTGCTAAGATAGTAATTGACTGTCCCAATCTCAGTAAGTTAATGCAAGAAGCAACTCGATTGGTACAACTCGGAGTTAATTCAAGGAGTAACGCTCGTTGCTCCACCCCGCGATAATAATAACTATGCTGAAGATTTTTCACCATTAGCTCATATAAGATAATGGCGGAGGAAGAGGGATTCGAACCCCCGCGGGCTTTAACACCCCTGTCGGTTTTCAAGACCGATCCCTTCAGCCGGACTTGGGTATTCCTCCGTATAATTAACTAATGGTGGACCTTGTAGGACTCGAACCTACGACCGGACGGTTATGAGCCGTCTGCTCTAACCAGCTGAGCTAAAGGTCCAATTAATATGGTAGCGGCGGAGGGAGTCGAACCCACGACCTCACGGGTATGAACCGTACGCTCTAGCCAGCTGAGCTACACCGCCATATTAAGGAACTTATCAATACTTTGCGAAAAAAATTGGTGGAGCCTAGCGGGATCGAACCGCTGACCTCCTGCGTGCAAGGCAGGCGCTCTCCCAGCTGAGCTAAGGCCCCTAAATTTCAATGGTCGGGAAGACAGGATTCGAACCTGCGACCCCTTGGTCCCAAACCAAGTGCTCTACCAAGCTGAGCTACTCC
This window contains:
- a CDS encoding glucose-1-phosphate adenylyltransferase, yielding MIKNLLGVIDATTYRDAIEDLTINRSMAAIPFAGRYRLVDFVLSNMVNSGIESVAIFPRYQYRSLMDHIGSGKQWDLNRKRDGLFFFPSSNFEEEGSFKQFRNHMDYFYRSTQKYTLITNSYTVCNVDYKKILKRHIEEQCDITEVRHLGKSLDMYILETSLLIDLITAQDATGYYSIQDVVRDHKHTFKICDYEYRGYVRVIDSIEKYYKHSMELLDPTVWKQLFLQYSPIYTKVKDEPPTKYTKDAVVKNSMIANGCVIEGYVENSIISRGVKVGKGTIIKNSIIMQKGVIGTDCVLDAVVFDKDVKVENNVSLQGSKISPYVVRKGTLQGALMKS
- the glgB gene encoding 1,4-alpha-glucan branching enzyme is translated as MILTLPTNHDIHLFHEGNLFKSYQLFGAHLTVQNGVEGTQFTVWAPHAAKVNIVGNFNQWEGDNHPLDKINNEGIWTNFFPGLVDGDIYKYEITTDDGDILLKSDPYAFYSEVRPATASVIYNLDGYKWNDKAWQKNKRSTHDRPLNIYEVHVGSWKLKNDGSYYSYEELSEILIPYVLEHGFTHIEILPLVEHPLDKSWGYQGTGYYSATSRYGTPHGLMYLIDQCHQHGIGVIMDWVPGHFCKDSHGLYLFDGKPTYEYSYSHDRENKVWGTANFDLSKPEVQSFLISNALFWIDYFHIDGFRVDAVANMIYWPTSQEGEQRPNPFALEFLKKLNNAVHEFDHSVLMIAEDSTVWPKVTSPVSEDGLGFSYKWNMGWMNDILTYMQASPYERKKLHNKVTFSLLYAFSEKYILPFSHDEVVHGKKSMLDKMPGDYWDKFAQLRLLYGYLITHPGKKLLFMGGEFGQFSEWKDDSELDWNLDDYRMHQHLREYSKELFKIYKKQRSLYELDNSDEGFEWIDVNNHDQSIFSFVRKGKKENDLTVIVCNFTPETYHEYKVGVPLLASYKEVMNSDDTAFGGSGQINKGKLIGEEGQYHGKPFHIKMTIPPYGISIVRPIKSRGEKNNDDQKKVRRNAIGRGQGK
- a CDS encoding glucose-1-phosphate adenylyltransferase, which gives rise to MMIRKKCVAMLLAGGKGSRLNSLTQDLAKPAVPFGGKYRIIDFTLSNCTNSGIDTVGVLTQYQPLLLHSYIGIGSAWDLDRKNGGVTVLPPYAESSGVKWYSGTASAIYQNVTYLKQYDPEYVLILSGDHIYKMDYAKMLEFHISKNADVSISVIEVPWDEADRFGIMNTNEDMEILEFEEKPEFPKNNLASMGIYIFKWSVLKEYLELDDQNSESSHDFGKDVIPLLLKDQKKLIAYPFKGYWKDVGTVKSLWEANMDLLREDSELNLFDQSWRIYSVNPNQPPQFISPTADVNESLVNEGCVIEGSAYHSVLFQGSHIGEGSIIKESVIMPDAKIGKNVFIERAIIPPGIHIPDGTVIRSEPEDDIILVTEDMIMVNK